From Lolium perenne isolate Kyuss_39 chromosome 5, Kyuss_2.0, whole genome shotgun sequence, a single genomic window includes:
- the LOC127303654 gene encoding MEIOTIC F-BOX protein MOF-like has protein sequence MEVSNNQNGASSGRDGLSSLSDCLLHTILSHLKALQVVRTCLLSRRWSQGSSPFDELRDHEIEEVLFGKREDIVDNLLLHHSTRLLHTLRLRIHIDDQTAPCVRRWIRRALSCAPAVLVIHYGTSIMLPPRSSGTRCLTKLCLDQVSLHGGFEEQITTGLPVLEDLRIKNS, from the exons ATGGAAGTCTCCAACAATCAGAACGGCGCCTCTTCCGGCAGGGATGGCCTGAGCAGTCTGTCAGACTGCCTCCTCCACACTATCCTGTCGCACCTCAAGGCCCTACAGGTCGTGCGGACATGTCTGCTCTCGCGGAG GTGGAGCCAAGGGTCCAGCCCTTTTGATGAACTGCGCGACCATGAGATCGAGGAGGTGTTGTTCGGCAAGCGCGAGGACATCGTCGACAACCTCCTGCTACATCATAGCACCAGGTTGCTGCACACCCTGAGGCTGCGCATCCACATCGATGACCAGACGGCCCCCTGCGTGCGTAGGTGGATTCGACGTGCCCTCAGCTGCGCCCCCGCGGTGCTCGTCATTCACTATGGCACATCTATCATGTTACCTCCTCGTTCTTCCGGCACGCGATGCCTCACGAAGCTATGTCTTGATCAGGTAAGTCTCCACGGTGGTTTCGAGGAGCAGATCACCACCGGGCTCCCCGTCCTGGAAGACTTGAGGATCAAGAACTCTTGA